Proteins from one Triticum aestivum cultivar Chinese Spring chromosome 7A, IWGSC CS RefSeq v2.1, whole genome shotgun sequence genomic window:
- the LOC123151319 gene encoding late embryogenesis abundant protein 6 — translation MQAPKEKVKDGVSAVKAKTKITQAKASEKAEAATARSHAERELAHERGKAKVAAAKMELHQDKALHREEAMEHRIHKHGGGGGRDHHKHGVGIVAARPPVAGAYHPPPAAGGHYY, via the coding sequence ATGCAGGCGCCCAAGGAGAAGGTGAAGGACGGCGTGAGCGCGGTGAAGGCCAAGACTAAGATCACGCAGGCCAAGGCgtcggagaaggcggaggcggccaCGGCGAGGTCGCACGCGGAGCGGGAGCTGGCGCACGAGCGCGGCAAGGCCAAGGTTGCCGCGGCAAAGATGGAGCTGCACCAGGACAAGGCGCTCCACCGGGAGGAGGCCATGGAGCACCGCATCCacaagcacggcggcggcggcggccgcgaccACCACAAGCACGGGGTCGGCATCGTGGCCGCGCGCCCGCCGGTGGCCGGGGCGTACcaccctcctcccgccgccggtgGCCACTACTACTGA
- the LOC123151366 gene encoding uncharacterized protein, whose protein sequence is MGGGVKAKEEYRFGSSKVSPLPTVNAEEVKGKKSRAKKAASRIDLDKAESLAYKARMKARESARVAKAKAEEAEEAARIAKAKAEEAEEAARAAKADAEAAAKAIEAAEEAMLLYEKEMEWAQCEEELDASMFRGRWNQQHARHGATFLEITSIPPMRYTYPTPEEKVYIETAETLQIVSLKIVSINDDSLRWPLQVFGMVAVRDILDHKRNIIFQRQRNNCQIINKNDPYLALTGPSRAVAVSMEPSHIEVSLKVKGTTKSDDKDLSELVLNFRSGCVLSDVYPSRISTIELKYDHIMCAVEATIRIKVTGGSWPDGFRGMFTAYNTGADDLKVKLLDFGDGGLPVGADGMVKLSRSVVSVDLEEMLKVSAMAYPINDDEVADSSEVALKPEMAGITPPGFVLTVGSCSMEVSVAWSLFRRRF, encoded by the exons ATGGGTGGCGGGGTTAAAGCCAAGGAGGAGTACCGCTTTGGCTCGTCCAAGGTTTCTCCCTTGCCTACGGTGAATGCCGAAGAAGTCAAGGGGAAGAAATCCAGGGCGAAGAAGGCTGCGTCGCGGATAGACTTGGACAAGGCTGAATCCCTTGCGTATAAAGCCAGGATGAAGGCGAGGGAGTCTGCCAGGGTAGCCAAGGCCAAGGCCGAGGAGGCCGAAGAAGCTGCCAGGATAGCCAAGGCCAAGGCCGAGGAGGCTGAAGAAGCCGCCCGGGCCGCCAAGGCGGATGCTGAGGCGGCCGCCAAGGCGATAGAAGCCGCAGAAGAGGCGATGCTTCTCTATGAGAAGGAGATGGAGTGGGCGCAGTGCGAGGAAGAATTGGACGCCTCCATGTTCCGCGGCCGCTGGAACCAACAGCACGCCCGCCACGGCGCCACCTTCCTGGAAATCA CATCTATCCCACCTATGCGTTACACTTACCCTACTCCCGAGGAGAAGGTCTACATCGAGACCGCGGAAACTCTGCAGATCGTTTCTCTCAAAATCGTGTCGATCAATGACGACTCTTTACGCTGGCCACTGCAAGTGTTTGGTATGGTTGCCGTGCGTGATATCTTGGATCACAAGCGCAACATTATCTTCCAGCGACAGAGGAATAACTGCCAAATCATCAATAAGAAT GATCCGTATCTAGCATTGACAGGCCCAAGCCGTGCTGTTGCTGTGTCGATGGAACCTTCGCACATTGAGGTTTCGCTGAAAGTGAAGGGGACCACTAAATCTGATGATAAAGACCTAAGCGAGCTAGTTTTGAATTTTAGATCTGGATGCGTGCTTAGTGACGTTTACCCTAGCAGGATTAGCACAATTGAACTTAAATACGATCACATTATGTGCGCTGTGGAGGCCACGATCCGCATAAAAGTCACTGGTGGGTCTTGGCCAGATGGTTTTCGAGGTATGTTTACTGCCTACAACACTGGAGCTGATGACCTGAAAGTCAAGTTACTTGATTTTGGAGATGGTGGATTGCCTGTTGGTGCTGATGGCATGGTCAAGCTCTCACGCAGTGTGGTTTCCGTTGACCTTGAGGAGATGCTCAAAGTCTCTGCCATGGCATATCCTATTAACGATGATGAAGTTGCTGATAGCAGTGAGGTAGCCTTAAAACCTGAGATGGCTGGTATAACTCCCCCAGGTTTTGTGCTGACGGTTGGCTCATGTAGTATGGAAGTGAGTGTTGCCTGGTCCCTTTTCCGTCGTCGATTCTGA